A genome region from Etheostoma cragini isolate CJK2018 chromosome 4, CSU_Ecrag_1.0, whole genome shotgun sequence includes the following:
- the LOC117943727 gene encoding olfactory receptor class A-like protein 1, producing MPSEEFVRGMLYLSLTVVGVPGNASIILAFLLLLYQENRLHPADVIVLHLACVNLLVVGVRCLLETVASFYLAGVFGDVGCKAVIFVYRTSRSLSIWLTFILSAYQCVSIAPPGSRWASVRTLVAQYLGFVFFFLWLFNTCMSSGAILYSLSTKNASSPTDHGINVEFCSLSFPSKLSKDAIGAIQVGRDVVPMALMTLASLIILVFLYKHSQQVKGLRSSSGSRGSGGAEQRAAKAVVALVTLYVILYGVDNGLWVYTLTVRKTMASSLISDLRIFFSSLYAAVSPMVIIASNRKVNGRLRCAVHEKPVQEQATSISTM from the coding sequence ATGCCTTCAGAGGAGTTTGTCCGTGGGATGCTCTACCTGTCTCTCACTGTTGTGGGAGTCCCGGGTAATGCTTCAATCATCCTGGCATTCCTCCTTTTGCTGTACCAGGAGAACCGCCTCCACCCAGCTGATGTCATTGTCCTGCACCTGGCCTGCGTCAACCTCCTGGTGGTTGGTGTTCGGTGTCTGCTGGAGACCGTGGCATCCTTCTACCTGGCAGGGGTCTTTGGAGATGTAGGCTGCAAGGCTGTGATCTTTGTCTACAGAACATCGCGCTCCCTCTCCATTTGGCTCACCTTTATACTGAGTGCTTACCAGTGTGTGAGCATTGCTCCTCCTGGATCACGCTGGGCCTCCGTCCGCACCTTGGTTGCCCAGTATTTGGGCTTTGTGTTCTTCTTCCTCTGGCTCTTCAACACCTGCATGAGCTCCGGAGCCATACTCTACTCCTTGAGCACCAAAAATGCCTCCAGCCCAACAGACCATGGCATCAATGTAGAATTCTGCTCACTTAGCTTTCCTTCAAAGTTGTCCAAAGATGCAATTGGGGCAATCCAGGTGGGCAGAGATGTGGTGCCCATGGCCCTCATGACCCTAGCCAGTCTGATCATCCTGGTCTTCCTTTACAAGCACAGCCAGCAGGTGAAGGGACTCCGCAGCAGCAGTGGGAGTAGAGGAAGTGGTGGGGCCGAGCAACGAGCTGCTAAAGCCGTGGTAGCACTCGTGACCTTATATGTGATTCTTTATGGGGTAGATAATGGACTTTGGGTGTACACTCTCACTGTGAGGAAGACCATGGCTTCCTCGCTGATCTCTGACCTGCGTATATTCTTCTCTTCACTCTATGCAGCGGTGAGCCCCATGGTCATCATTGCATCTAACAGAAAGGTGAATGGCAGGCTGAGGTGCGCAGTGCATGAGAAGCCTGTTCAGGAGCAAGCCACGAGTATTTCTACTATGTGA